CGCGGTTACCGACATCGTGCGCGGATACCAGCGCGTGCTGCACAACAGGCTGCGGCGGTTGCCCGCGACCAGTGGTGCGCCGGGCCTGGTGAGGTTGCCGGAGCTGCTGGTCTCCACGTGGCCCCGGCAGCAGCTCGCGGAGGCGATGTCCGGCGTCTCCCGGGCCGACGAGACCGAGCAGCTGGAGCTGTGGAACACCTATCCGGTGCTGCTGCGCTACGTCAACGAGGTGCTGCGGTCGTGGCTGCACGAGCGCACGGTCTTCGCTCAGCGGCTCGTCCGGGACCACGCCGAGCTGCGGCGTGTCTGCGGTGAGCCGATCGGCGAGCTGGTCTCGATCGACTTCGGGCTGGGCCACCGCGGCGTCGCCGAGCTGGCGTTCGAGAAGCTCAGCATGATCTACCGGCCGCACAGCGTCGAGGCCGACCAGTCCTGGGCCGCGGTCTGCGCGTGGTTCAACGGCCGCGGGCCGCGGCACGACCTGCTGCCGGTTCCGGTGCTGGCCAAGGAGAACTACGGCTGGATGTGCCACGTGGCCGCGCGGCCGTGCCGCACCGTGGACGAGGCGAAGGCGTTCCACTGGCGCATCGGCGCGCTGACCGCGCTGCTGTACGTGCTCGACGGCGCGGATGTGCACCACCGCAACGTGATCGCGCACGGGGAGCACCCGGTGCTGGTGGACGGCCAGGTGCTGCTGCGCGGTCGTTCGGCGGGCGCGGGGGGCAGGGCGGAGCGCCACGACCCAGCGGCGGAACTGCTGCGCGAGGGCGTGCTCGGCGTCGGCATGATCGGCACCAGGTCGCTGACCAGGATCGCGGGCACGGCCGTCGACCCGCGCGAGTACCGCGAGGAGATGCTGACCGGGTTCGAGTGGACCTACCGCGCGATCGCGATGGACTGGACCCGGTGGCTGGCCGTCGACGGGCTGCTGTCGAAGTTCACCGACGTGCCCGTGCGGCACGTGGCCCGCGACCCGGACCGCTACCGCGAGGTGCTGGCCGAGAGCCTGCGGCCGGAGCACCTGCGCGACGCCGTCGACCGGGACCGGAGCCTGGTCGCCCTGTCCGCCAACGACTGCGACGGGCAGCCGCCCGAGCTGCTGTGCAACGACGAGCTGCAGGCGCTGCGGGCGGGCGTGCTGCCCTGCTACTTCACCCGGGGGCACAGCACGCAGGTGTTCAACCGCGAGGGCAAGCAGCTCGGCCCGATGCTGGCGGAGCCGCCGATCGACATCGCCATCCGCCGGATCGCCGAGCTGACCGAGCCGGGCCTGCTGCGCCAGCTCTCGCTCATCCGGCAGGCGCTCGACGTGCCCGCGCCGGGCCGGGCCGCCCGGCGCGGGCCCTCGCCCGAGCCGGAGCGGCTGCCCGAGGACCCGCTGCGGTACCCGGAGGCGGTCTCCGACGCGGTCGACCTCGCCAAGGGGCTGTGCCGCCAGGCCGTGCGGCGCAGCGGCGCGATCGGCTGGATCACGCTGAACCCGGCCGGTGGCGGGCACTGGGAGCTGGGCCCCGCGCCGAAGGACCTGCGTGCGGGCACCGCGGGGATCGGGCTGTTCCTGTCCGCGGTCGCCGCCTACACCAGGGACACCGAGATCAGCGGGACCGCGCACGCCGTCGCCGACCACCTCGCGCGGTGGGCGGCGGACGCGGCCGAACGCCTCGGCAGGTCCGCGCTGGACCGGCCCGACCCCGGCGCCTTCGGCTCGGTCGGCGGGCTGATCCACTACCTGACCCACTCCGCCGTCCTGCTCGACCGGCAGGACCTGCTCGGCGGCGCCCAGTCGCTGCTGCGGCCGCTCGCCGCGCACGTGCAGCACGACCGGCGCTTCGACCTGGTCAGCGGCAGCGTCGGCGCGATCCTCGTCGCGCTCGGGCTGCACCACGTGCTGCCGGGCTCGCAGGCTCTTGAGGTCGCGCACGCCGCGGGCAGGCGGCTGGTGCTCTCCCCCGCGCTGGTGCCGGGCGCAGGCATCGGGATCTCGCGCGGTGCCAGCGGAATCGCCTACGCGCTCGCGCGGCTGCACGCGGTCGACCCGCGCCCGGAGTACGCCGAGACGGTCCACGCCGCGCTGCTGCACGAGCGTGATCACCTGCACCCGGAGCGGCACGACTGGTCCGCGCCGAGGGCGGCGGGCTGCACCGCGGCCGACGGCAACGCCCCGCTGCTGGGCTGGTGCCACGGGGTGCCCGGGGTCGGCCTGGCCAGGGCGGGCATCGCCGGGCTCGGCGGGGAGTGGGACGTGCGGCACGACCTCGACGCCGCCGAGCGCGCCACCGCGCTGGCGTTGTTCGGCGAGACCGGCGGCCTGCTGGCCTCGGTGGGCGATCACGGCCTGTGCCACGGCGATCTCGGCGCGCTGGAGCTGCTGGTGCTCGCCGCCCATCGACGCTCCGATGTGGACGGTCTGCGCCGGTGCGGGCAGGCCGTGCGCGCGGTGCGCGACCGGGGCCGGGAGGCCGGGTGGCGGACCGGCCCCGCGCGGCCGGAGTCGGTGCCGGGGCTGATGCACGGCAGGGCCGGGATCGGCTACAACCTGCTGCGGCTGGTGGCCCCGGAGCTGGTGCCGTCGGTGCTCCTGCTGGAGCCGCCGAAACTTCCTTAGCCACCGAGCAGTTCGTGCACCCTGGCGGCGTGGGGGCTGCCGATCTCCTCGTAGATCGCCAGTGCCTCCCGCCAGGCGCGCTCGGCCTCCTCCCGCCTGCCGAGCGCGTCGAGCGCCCTCCCGAGCTCCACAGTGGACAGTGCTTGCTGGAACCGGTCGGCCGCGTCGTGGAACATCCGGGAGCTGCGCAGGTAGCAGACCATCGCGTCGTGCTGCCTGCCCTCCGCCCGGTGCACCAGGCCCCGCACGCGCAGTGCGGCCGCCTCGCCCCATTCACTGCCCAGCTCGCGCATCCGGGCCAGCGCCAGCTCGCTGTTGGCCCGCGCCGGGACCGGGGTGCCGACGCGGGCCTGCGCCTCGGCGAGGTTGAGCCGGGCCAGCGCCGCCGACCACCGGTTGTCCAGTCGCTCCATCACCTTCAGGCAGTCGGCGAAGTGCTCCAGCGCCTCCAGCGGCCGGTCGGTCTCGGTGCACAGCTCGCCGAGGCTGAGCCTGCTCAGCGCCGCGGTGCCCGGATCGTCCAGCTCGCGGGAGAGCTCCAGGGACCGCGTCAGGCTCTCCTCGGCCTCCGCCATCCGCCCGAGCCTCAGGTAGACCCCGCCGATGTTGTGCAGCACGGAGCGGATCCCGCGTGGTTTGCCCAGTTCGTGGGACAGCTCCAGGGCGCGGCGGTGGTAGCGCAGCGCGTCGTCCAGCCGGTGCATCTGGTAGGCCGCGTTGCCCAGCCCCGTGACCATGCTGACCTCGGCGTGCGGCTGGCCGGTGCGCCGCGCGGCGCGCAGCCCGGCCTCGTTCGCGGTGATCCAGTGCTGGTAGTCCCTGGTCCGGTCGAAGTGCGGGGCCAGCATCACGGCGAACTGCCACGCCAGCTCGGGCAGCCCGGCCGACTCGGCCCTGACCACGCAGGCGACCAGGTTGTCCTGCTCGGCGTCCAGCCAGCGGAACGCGTCGGCGACCGTCTCGAACGTCTCCGGCGGGCAGTCCGGGTCCGGCTCGGCGAAGGAGGCCGCGGAGTGCTGGCCGCCGAGGTCGGTGACCACGGCGTTCCAGGCGCTGTGCATCGACCACAGCACGAACCTGCGCAGCACGGCGCGGGAGCCGTCCTCTCCGTCCTCGGCCGCGGCGAGCTGGGCGGCGTACTCGCGCAACAGGTCGTGCAACCGGTAGCGCCCTGGCGAGACCTCCTCGACGAGGTGCGCCTCCACCAGCCGCCGCAACCGCGTCCTGGTCAGCGCCTGGTCGGCGGGTCCGGCCGACACGCACGCGGCCGCGGCGACCGGGAAGTCGGCTCCGGGGATGAGTCCGAGGCGGCGGAACACCTTCCGCTCCTCGGGCTCCAGCATCTGGTACGAGCGCTCGAACGCCGTCCGCACCGCCGCGTGCGGATCATCGGGAATCTCCAGCGCCGCAAGGCGTTCCGCGCCGCGCAACCGCTCGACGAGATCGGTCAGGCCCTCGTGGGCGTTGGTCAGCAGCTGCCCACAGGCCACCCGCAGGGCCAGCGGGAGGTGGCCGCAGCGCTCGGCCAGCTCCCGCGCGGTCTCCGCCTCCGCGCGCACCAGGTCGGTCCCGACCAGCCGCTCCAGCAACCGCAACGAGGTCTCCGGGGACAACATGCCCAGGCGCACCGACTCCGCGCCGTTGAGCGCGACCAGCCCGCCGAGCCTGCTGCGGCTGGTCACCAGGACGGTGCAGCCGGGGGTGCCCGGCAACAGCGGGCGGACCTGCTCGGTGCCGCGCGCGTTGTCCAGCACCAGCAGCAGCCGCTTTCCGGTGAGCGTGCTGCGCAGCAACGCGGCGGCCTCGTCCCGGCGCGTGGGCACGCGGGCGTCGGGCACGCCGAGCGCGCGCAGCAGCCTGCCGATGGCCTCCTCCGGCGACATCGGCGGCTCGGAGCTGTAGCCGTGCAGGTCCACGTAGAGCTGGCCGTCCGGGAACCGCGCCGCGGTCCGGTGTCCGAAGTGGACGGCCAGCGCGGTCTTGCCGACCCCGGCAGGACCGTCGATCGCCACCACCCGGGCGGAGCGCCGCACCGCCTGCTCCAGCAGGGCCAGCTCCTCCTCGCGGCCGGTGAACCCGGAGGGCTCCGCCGGCAGTTCGGCGGGCAGCTCCGACCACGCCTCGGCCGTCGTCCTTCCCTCCACTGTGGACACGCGCTTCGCGCCGACCAGCTCGGCCGCGGGCACCCCGGCGAGGATGTCGGCGTGCCTGCGGCGCAACCGCTCGCCCGGCTCCACCGCGAGCGCGAGCACCAGCGCCTCCCGCGCCTGCCGGTAGGCCTCCAGCGCGTCGGCCTGCCGCCCGGCCCCGTAGAGCGCGGTCATCAGCCGCGCCCAGTGCCCCTCGTTCAGCGGCTGCTCGGTGGTGAGCGCGCGCAGCTCGCCGATCACCTCGGCGTAGTGGCCGAGCCCGAGCCGCGCGTCGACCAGGGTCTGCCGCGCCGAGCCGCGCAGCTCCTCCAGCCGCGTGCGCTCGGCGGAGACCGTCGGCCCCTGCGGCACGTCGGCGAGCGCGGTGCCGCGCCACAGCGCCAGCGCCTCGCCCATGGTGGCCACCGCCCGGTCGTGCTCGCCCCGGTCCAGCTCCGCCCGGCCGCGCGCGGCGAGCTGGGCGAAGCAGTCCGCGTCCAGCTCGCCCGGTCCCACGTCCAGCGCGTAGCCACCGGAACGGGTGAAAAGACCCGGACCGCCGAGGAGCTGGCGGAGCTGGTGCACGTAGACCTGCACGGCGTTGACGGCCGAGCCCGGTGGGTCCTCCGGCCAGACCTCGGCCACCAGCCGGTCCACCGAGACCACCTGGTTGGCGTGGAGCAGCAGCAACGCGAGCACCGAACGCTGTTTCGCCGCCCTCGCCCCGCGCCAGCCGTCGACCGCACGCACCTCCAGCGGTCCGAGCAGGCGAAACCTGGACGTCTCCACACGGCGAGCTTAGTGATCGCTGCTGACGGGTGCGTGGACCGCTTTCACAGTGGTCACACCGCCCGCGGGGTTTGCTACACGCCGGGGTGCGTCCGGCGCGTGGTCGCGCGGTGCCTAGAGTCGTGCCTCGAAGAGCGTGTTTCTTGTCGAGGAGGAACCCTGTGACCGACCCCGGGCACGCCGAGGGCACGGCAGCCCCCGCCGCACCGCAGACCCCCGCCCGTGACGCCCAGCTGCTGGAGCGCACGGTGTTCGAGGTGAAGCGGGTGATCGTCGGGCAGGACCGCCTCGTCGAGCGGATGCTGGTCGGGCTGCTCGCCAAGGGCCACCTGTTGCTGGAGGGCGTGCCCGGCGTGGCCAAGACGCTGGCCGTGGAGACCTTCGCGCGCGTCGTCGGCGGGTCGTTCAACCGCCTGCAGTTCACCCCCGACCTGGTGCCCGCGGACATCCTGGGCACCCGGATCTACCGCCAGGGCAGCGAGAGCTTCGACGTGGAGCTGGGCCCGGTGGTGGCCAACTTCGTGCTCGCCGACGAGATCAACCGGGCCCCGGCCAAGGTGCAGTCGGCGCTGCTGGAGGTCATGGCCGAGCGGCACGTGTCCATCGGCGGCAAGACCTTCCCGATGCCCGACCCGTTCCTGGTGATGGCCACCCAGAACCCGATCGAGAACGAGGGCGTCTACCCGCTGCCCGAGGCGCAGCGCGACCGCTTCCTGTTCAAGATCCTCGTCGAGTACCCCTCCGCCGAGGAGGAGCGCGAGATCGTCTACCGGATGGGCGTGCAGCCCCCGGCCCCGCACCAGGTGCTCACCGCGCAGGAGCTGGTCCGGCTCCAGGGCGTGGCCTCGCAGGTGTTCGTGCACCACGCGCTCGTCGACTACGTCGTCCGCGTCGTGCTGGCCACCCGCCAGCCCACCGAGCACGGCCTCACCGACGTCGCGGGCTGGATCGCCTACGGCGCCTCGCCGCGCGCCACCCTCGGCGTCGTCGCCGCCTCCCGGGCGCTGGCCCTGGTGCGCGGGCGCGACTACGTGCTGCCGCAGGACGTGGTGGACGTGGTTCCGGACGTGCTGCGGCACCGCCTCGTGCTGTCCTACGACGCGCTCGCCGACGGCGTCCCCGTCGACCACATCATCAGCCGCGTGCTGCAGACCGTTCCGCTGCCGCAGGTCTCCGCGCGTCCGCAGCAGGGCCCGCCGCCCGGCCAGCCCATGCCGCAGCCGCCCGCCCAGGCCGCGCCCAGGCAGTGAGGTCCACCGAGGAGAGCCCGGCCCGCCCGAGCTGGGCGCCGCCGTCGCTGCGGGGCGGGCGGATGGAGGCCGGGCTGCGCACGCTGGAGCTGACCGTGCGGCGGCGGCTGGACGGCCTGTTGCAGGGAAACCACCTCGGCCTGGTGCCCGGTCCGGGGACCGAGCCGGGTGAGGCGCGGCTCTACCAGCCCGGCGATGACGTGCGCCGGATGGACTGGTCGGTCACCGCGCGCACCACCGAGCCGCACATCCGGGAGACGATCGCCGACCGCGAGCTGGAGACCTGGGTCGTGCTGGACCGCTCACCGAGCATGGACTTCGGCACCGCGGGCTGTGAGAAGCGGGACCTGGGCATCGCCGCGCTCGCCGCCGTCGCGCACCTGACCAGGGGTGGCGGCAACCGGATCGGCGCGATCGTGGCCAACGGCGAGCGCACGGTCCGCATCCCGGCGCGCGGCGGCCTGCCCTACGCGCGGAGCCTGATCCGCAAGGCGGCCGAGCAGCCCGACGCGCCCGAGGGCACCCGCGGCGACCTCGCCGCCGCGCTGGAGCAGCTGCGCCGCCCGCCGCGCCGCCGCGGCCTCGCCGTGGTGATCTCCGACTTCCTCGGCCCGGTGAACTGGTTGCGCGCGATGCGCGGCCTGGCCGCCCGGCACGACCTGCTCGCGGTCGAGGTGCTGGACCCGCGCGATGTGGAACTGCCCGACGTCGGCACCGTGGTGCTGGCCGATCCGGAGACCGGCGGTCAGCGCGAGGTGCACGCGACCCCGTTGCTGCGCAGGGAGTTCGCCGCCGCGGCCGCGGCACACCGCGACGAGGTGGCGACCGCGCTGCGCGGGGTCGGGGCCTCGCACCTGGTGCTGCGCACCGACTCTGACTGGATCGCCGACATCCTGCGCTTCGTGGTGCGCCGCAAGCAGCGCTGGTCGGGAGGGGGAGCCTGATGTTCGGCCTGAGCCTGGCGGGCTTCGCCCACCCGTGGTGGTTCCTGCTGCTCGCCGGGGTGGCGGCGTTGCTCGGCTGGTACCTGTGGGCGCAGCGGCGGCGCAAGCGCAACGTCATGCGCTTCACCAACCTGGAGCTGCTGGAGAAGGTCGCGCCGAAGCGGCAGGGCTGGGTGCGGCACGTCGCGCCCGCGCTGCTGCTGGTGTCGATGGTGCTGCTGACCGTGGCGATGACCGGCCCGACCGGTGAACAGCGGGTGCCGCGCAACCGCGCGACAGTGATGCTGGTGATCGACGTGTCGCTGTCGATGAAGGCCACCGACGTGAAGCCGGACCGGCTGACCGCCGCGCAGAACGCCGCCAAGGCGTTCGCCGACGGGCTGACCCCCGGCGTGAACCTCGGCCTGATCTCCTTCGCCGGCTCCGCCGCCGTCGTCGTCGCGCCCACCGCGGAGCGCGCCCCCGTCAAGCACGCCATCGACAACCTGCGCCTCGGCGCGGGCACCGCGACCGGGGACTCGATCGCCTCCGCCGTGGCCGCCGTCGACTCCTTCGGCAAGCTGATCACCGGCCCCGAGGGCCGCCCGCCGTCGCGGATCGTGCTGATGTCCGACGGCAAGCAGACCATCCCGGCCAGCCTCGAGGAGCCGCGCGGGGCCTTTGCCGAGGCGAAGAACGCCAAGAACGCGGGCATGCCCATCTCCGCGATCTCCTTCGGCACCGAGTACGGCACCATCGAGATCGACGGCCGCCAGCAGATCGTGCCGGTGGACGACGACTCGATGAAGCAGATCGCCACCCTCTCCGGCGGTGACTTCCACAAGGCCGCCACCGAGAGCGAGCTGCGCCGGGTCTACGACAACCTCGGCGAGCAGATCGGCTACGAGACCAAGCGCGCCGACGCCAGCCGCCCCTGGATGGTGCTCGGCACGCTCACCCTCATCGTGGCCGCGGCCGTCTCCCTCGTCCTCGGCCAGCGCATCCCCTGACGTCGGGCGGTGCGCAGCCGCGCGCGCGTGCGTTGAACGCACCGAATGAGTCGTTCGGTGCGTTCAACTACCCCAATGACTCATTCAGGGGGTAGGCGACAGCGCGGTCGGGGGCCCGGGGTCAGTCCTGGTGCGACGATGCACGCGTGCGAGTGCTGCTGGTCGAGGACGACGAACCGATCGCCGAGTCGCTGGGGCGCGGGTTGCGCCGCTACGGATTCGAGGTCGACTGGGTGCGCACCGGGGCGGAGGCGCTGGCCGCCCCCGAGGCCGGGTTGGTGTTGCTGGACCTGGGCCTGCCGGACACCGACGGGCTGGACGTGTGCCGGGAGCTGCGGGCGCGCGGGGACGTGCCGATCATCGTGATCAGCGCGCGCAGCGACGAGGTGGATCGCGTGGTGGGCCTGGAGATCGGCGCGGACGACTACGTGTCGAAGCCGTTCGGGGTGCGCGAGGTGATCGCGCGGATGCGGGCGGTGCTGCGCCGGGTCCGCCCGCCCGGGCCGGAGGAACAGGCGCCGGACCGCTACGGGCGACTGGCGCTGGACCGGCGCGCCAGGCGGGCGTTGCTGGACGAGGCGGAAGTGCCGCTGACGCCGAAGGAGTACGACCTGCTCGCGTTCCTCACCGAGGAGCCGGGCGCGGTGTTCACCAGGGAACAGATCATGGAAGCGGTCTGGGACGCCAACTGGTTCGGCCCGACCAAGACGCTGGACGTGCACATCGGCGCGCTGCGGCGGAAGTTCCCGGAAGCCTTCGTGATCGAGACCGTGCGCGGTGTCGGGTTCCGTCTGGTCGTCTCGTAGTGGTCCGCCAGCTCGTCGCCAGCTACGTCCTGCTGATCGCGTTGGCGATCGCGGGTTTCACCGTTCCGGTCGCGTTCACGCTCACCAAGCAGCTGGAGGACGATCTCGAACTGTCCGTACGGCGCGAGGCCGACACGGTGGCGCTGCTGCTCGCCGCGGGTGACGAACCGTCCCGCCAGGCGCTGGATCGGCTTGTGCGGGCCTACGAACAGCAAACGCCCGGGCGGATCGAGTTGCTGCCCGCGTCGGCAGCCACGGACAGCGCGGTGTGGCAGCACTCCCCCGTGCTCGGTGCGGACGCGTTGGTGGTCACGGTCCCGGCCCGTTCAGCGGACGGAGCGGTCAAGGGCGCGGTGCGGGTCAGCTTCCCGGAAGCGCCGCTGGAGCGGCGGCTGTGGCAGATCTGGGGCTTCCGCGCGGCGCTCGCGGTCGGAGTGCTGGTGCTGGCCGCGGCGGCGGGGGTGTTCGTCGCGCGGCGGCTGACGCGACCGTTGCGGGAGCTGACCGCGATGGCGGCGCGCTTCGGCGACGGCGACCTCACCGCTCGTTCCGTCGAGGCAGGTCCTCCGGAGACGCGCACGCTGTCGCGAACCCTCAACGCCGGAGCGGAACGGATCGGCACGCTCGTCGACGCGCAACGGGCGTTCGTCGCCGACGCGTCGCACCAGCTCCGCACTCCGCTGACCGCGCTGAGGCTGTCCCTGGACAACATCGCCGATGAGGTGGACGACGAGTTCACGCGCGAGGACGTGGCCGCCGCGACCGCCGAGGTGGTCCGGATGAGCAGGCTGGTCAGCGGCTTGCTCGCGCTGGCGAAAGCCGAGGGCATGGTGGCCCCGCCCGAGCCGGTCGAGGTGGCGGCCCTGGTCGAGGACCGGTTCGAGGTGTGGTCGCCGGTGGCCGCGGAGCGCGGGGTGCGCCTGGTGGCCGAGCTGCCCGAGGAGGACCTGCGGGTGCTCGCCGGGCCGGGGCAGCTGGAGCAGGTGCTGGACAA
The window above is part of the Allokutzneria albata genome. Proteins encoded here:
- a CDS encoding type 2 lanthipeptide synthetase LanM family protein; translation: MPVPPVSSPPDSDWSIADLRWADARYLHELPATPVRDTRRAERRMSRWNARFTEGSAASRRAAGVLGFKLDSLWRTFGSPSGCEDRAPVPDWLTQVNRVRCYGGPPQGESHVAADEEFAGMRAVTDIVRGYQRVLHNRLRRLPATSGAPGLVRLPELLVSTWPRQQLAEAMSGVSRADETEQLELWNTYPVLLRYVNEVLRSWLHERTVFAQRLVRDHAELRRVCGEPIGELVSIDFGLGHRGVAELAFEKLSMIYRPHSVEADQSWAAVCAWFNGRGPRHDLLPVPVLAKENYGWMCHVAARPCRTVDEAKAFHWRIGALTALLYVLDGADVHHRNVIAHGEHPVLVDGQVLLRGRSAGAGGRAERHDPAAELLREGVLGVGMIGTRSLTRIAGTAVDPREYREEMLTGFEWTYRAIAMDWTRWLAVDGLLSKFTDVPVRHVARDPDRYREVLAESLRPEHLRDAVDRDRSLVALSANDCDGQPPELLCNDELQALRAGVLPCYFTRGHSTQVFNREGKQLGPMLAEPPIDIAIRRIAELTEPGLLRQLSLIRQALDVPAPGRAARRGPSPEPERLPEDPLRYPEAVSDAVDLAKGLCRQAVRRSGAIGWITLNPAGGGHWELGPAPKDLRAGTAGIGLFLSAVAAYTRDTEISGTAHAVADHLARWAADAAERLGRSALDRPDPGAFGSVGGLIHYLTHSAVLLDRQDLLGGAQSLLRPLAAHVQHDRRFDLVSGSVGAILVALGLHHVLPGSQALEVAHAAGRRLVLSPALVPGAGIGISRGASGIAYALARLHAVDPRPEYAETVHAALLHERDHLHPERHDWSAPRAAGCTAADGNAPLLGWCHGVPGVGLARAGIAGLGGEWDVRHDLDAAERATALALFGETGGLLASVGDHGLCHGDLGALELLVLAAHRRSDVDGLRRCGQAVRAVRDRGREAGWRTGPARPESVPGLMHGRAGIGYNLLRLVAPELVPSVLLLEPPKLP
- a CDS encoding AfsR/SARP family transcriptional regulator; the protein is METSRFRLLGPLEVRAVDGWRGARAAKQRSVLALLLLHANQVVSVDRLVAEVWPEDPPGSAVNAVQVYVHQLRQLLGGPGLFTRSGGYALDVGPGELDADCFAQLAARGRAELDRGEHDRAVATMGEALALWRGTALADVPQGPTVSAERTRLEELRGSARQTLVDARLGLGHYAEVIGELRALTTEQPLNEGHWARLMTALYGAGRQADALEAYRQAREALVLALAVEPGERLRRRHADILAGVPAAELVGAKRVSTVEGRTTAEAWSELPAELPAEPSGFTGREEELALLEQAVRRSARVVAIDGPAGVGKTALAVHFGHRTAARFPDGQLYVDLHGYSSEPPMSPEEAIGRLLRALGVPDARVPTRRDEAAALLRSTLTGKRLLLVLDNARGTEQVRPLLPGTPGCTVLVTSRSRLGGLVALNGAESVRLGMLSPETSLRLLERLVGTDLVRAEAETARELAERCGHLPLALRVACGQLLTNAHEGLTDLVERLRGAERLAALEIPDDPHAAVRTAFERSYQMLEPEERKVFRRLGLIPGADFPVAAAACVSAGPADQALTRTRLRRLVEAHLVEEVSPGRYRLHDLLREYAAQLAAAEDGEDGSRAVLRRFVLWSMHSAWNAVVTDLGGQHSAASFAEPDPDCPPETFETVADAFRWLDAEQDNLVACVVRAESAGLPELAWQFAVMLAPHFDRTRDYQHWITANEAGLRAARRTGQPHAEVSMVTGLGNAAYQMHRLDDALRYHRRALELSHELGKPRGIRSVLHNIGGVYLRLGRMAEAEESLTRSLELSRELDDPGTAALSRLSLGELCTETDRPLEALEHFADCLKVMERLDNRWSAALARLNLAEAQARVGTPVPARANSELALARMRELGSEWGEAAALRVRGLVHRAEGRQHDAMVCYLRSSRMFHDAADRFQQALSTVELGRALDALGRREEAERAWREALAIYEEIGSPHAARVHELLGG
- a CDS encoding AAA family ATPase, giving the protein MTDPGHAEGTAAPAAPQTPARDAQLLERTVFEVKRVIVGQDRLVERMLVGLLAKGHLLLEGVPGVAKTLAVETFARVVGGSFNRLQFTPDLVPADILGTRIYRQGSESFDVELGPVVANFVLADEINRAPAKVQSALLEVMAERHVSIGGKTFPMPDPFLVMATQNPIENEGVYPLPEAQRDRFLFKILVEYPSAEEEREIVYRMGVQPPAPHQVLTAQELVRLQGVASQVFVHHALVDYVVRVVLATRQPTEHGLTDVAGWIAYGASPRATLGVVAASRALALVRGRDYVLPQDVVDVVPDVLRHRLVLSYDALADGVPVDHIISRVLQTVPLPQVSARPQQGPPPGQPMPQPPAQAAPRQ
- a CDS encoding DUF58 domain-containing protein, coding for MEAGLRTLELTVRRRLDGLLQGNHLGLVPGPGTEPGEARLYQPGDDVRRMDWSVTARTTEPHIRETIADRELETWVVLDRSPSMDFGTAGCEKRDLGIAALAAVAHLTRGGGNRIGAIVANGERTVRIPARGGLPYARSLIRKAAEQPDAPEGTRGDLAAALEQLRRPPRRRGLAVVISDFLGPVNWLRAMRGLAARHDLLAVEVLDPRDVELPDVGTVVLADPETGGQREVHATPLLRREFAAAAAAHRDEVATALRGVGASHLVLRTDSDWIADILRFVVRRKQRWSGGGA
- a CDS encoding VWA domain-containing protein, encoding MSLAGFAHPWWFLLLAGVAALLGWYLWAQRRRKRNVMRFTNLELLEKVAPKRQGWVRHVAPALLLVSMVLLTVAMTGPTGEQRVPRNRATVMLVIDVSLSMKATDVKPDRLTAAQNAAKAFADGLTPGVNLGLISFAGSAAVVVAPTAERAPVKHAIDNLRLGAGTATGDSIASAVAAVDSFGKLITGPEGRPPSRIVLMSDGKQTIPASLEEPRGAFAEAKNAKNAGMPISAISFGTEYGTIEIDGRQQIVPVDDDSMKQIATLSGGDFHKAATESELRRVYDNLGEQIGYETKRADASRPWMVLGTLTLIVAAAVSLVLGQRIP
- a CDS encoding response regulator transcription factor, which gives rise to MRVLLVEDDEPIAESLGRGLRRYGFEVDWVRTGAEALAAPEAGLVLLDLGLPDTDGLDVCRELRARGDVPIIVISARSDEVDRVVGLEIGADDYVSKPFGVREVIARMRAVLRRVRPPGPEEQAPDRYGRLALDRRARRALLDEAEVPLTPKEYDLLAFLTEEPGAVFTREQIMEAVWDANWFGPTKTLDVHIGALRRKFPEAFVIETVRGVGFRLVVS
- a CDS encoding sensor histidine kinase — encoded protein: MVRQLVASYVLLIALAIAGFTVPVAFTLTKQLEDDLELSVRREADTVALLLAAGDEPSRQALDRLVRAYEQQTPGRIELLPASAATDSAVWQHSPVLGADALVVTVPARSADGAVKGAVRVSFPEAPLERRLWQIWGFRAALAVGVLVLAAAAGVFVARRLTRPLRELTAMAARFGDGDLTARSVEAGPPETRTLSRTLNAGAERIGTLVDAQRAFVADASHQLRTPLTALRLSLDNIADEVDDEFTREDVAAATAEVVRMSRLVSGLLALAKAEGMVAPPEPVEVAALVEDRFEVWSPVAAERGVRLVAELPEEDLRVLAGPGQLEQVLDNVLSNALEVSPEGGVITVRAGAAGDRVDLVVLDQGPGLSEQDRERAFDRFWRGPALTGRGGSGLGLAIVKQLVADSAGSVRLVAAPGGGLGVRLSLRAATSPASPRSGG